atctgaaaatataattttaaaaagagataatttatgtatatattgtattgttatctgaaaaagtcttttagtaaaaagttaaaaacataaattatataactaaatattaatcaaataaaattcttaattatataattaaaaatagaatatgaattttccaaaatctaaaaatataattaaaaaaaatttctatatatatatatatactgtattattatctgaaaaattattttattaaaacgttaaacacaaattatataatttaatattaatcaaacaaaatattttaattatataattaaaaatataatattgagttatttaaaaatttattttagtaatgaatatagtgtacaaaaaaaattttcaaaaatttatgaaaatgtttaagcctGCCTCGcggacaaaacacctagtaaTCCCTTAATTGAGTTGTATATAGTTGTTTCCGCTGTatcacataaatatataatttttcataatGATTAGTAGATTTAAATTTCGATACATTATCAATTCCGatttcaacaaaaagaaaaaaattattcaatggTAGGGAGTCGGGACATAAGAGCATCTTTATTACCAAAATATTTCAAGTGAGTTTCCAAACTAAACACTActaatgtttttgatttttctttaaaattatgtttttgaatttttttatattttttacagaTATTTCTGAAATTGAATACTCAAAAGAACTTAAATCACTTCTAACAGCCTATCCAACACCTAACTAATTTTGACTTTAAATGTTATAATACAGGAAAATTCACTCAGTCCACCTCtatatttagagaaaaaaagtaGCATTCCTTTATAATAAAagtcatttttttattaaaaaataatcatttaaatttttactttaataattgtaaccaaaaataaatatttttgtagtgaaatacacttttttattttcacaatagttcttaaagaaatatttagtttaaataatatcataattttatgaaatgttaaaataaattgggttaatttttaactttcacaaaaaaaaattatttgtaatttttttaaaaaaatatcaagaatatttctttttagagAAAGAAATAGATGCATACATTAGAGACAAATcaatctctattatagagttttcctattttagaggaaaataggagaatacattggagatgtatattctattttcataaaaaaaatatttcttggtGAGATACTATTTAAcatatcttctctattaaaagagaagtaccatttttatctactatttagAAGTTTATTAGGACCATTTCATTAATCACATAATATGACATAATAATTAATAGgaacattaataataaactaattttaactatagatttgaattttattttcagttataacaaaatctgttgagaaaaatctaacaaaatcctattaaattttaaataatttttattaaatatttcattaattaatttcgtaattaagtaatatactgctttcatttaaataaattatcatctaccactaaaacaggttcaaatttgttaatcatgttagatttgttttatacaaatgaagttattaacatatgttaaaaaattatttctacagctatatattttcaaaaatcatatgttgaaaaatattttttatttgattatttcaaattatgaaaactcgaaaacgtaataaaaaagtaaaatgtaCAAAACAAGCCcctatattaataaagtaataaggaacttaaacaataaaattaaagagttataaaatacataacactaagatataaattgtatatttaaatttatataataatatcaaaattaaatatttataaaatgaaaatatatccGCACTATGTGCGGGATAAACTCTAGTCACTATTAAAGACGTTCTTAGAAAACTTTTATTCAGAGGTTTTCATAACAGTTTTTActattagaaagaaaaataatagaaaaacgTATGtcattaaaaaaatgtatctattggttcaacttctattttaatattaaagttcaactatataaaaattaagttaagtgtttttattttaaaattttaagaaatatgAAGATAATCTTACTTGAAACGCATTGTTGGTCTATAAACCCCCAAAAAAGCCAAAACTACTCGACTATTATAAACGCACAAGATATGAGCCTGTTGCGTTGCAACcgatttttatttgatttttaatttaatacaagtcataaaataataaatcattttattatagtattatgattgtttttgcatgtgttgtttgagatttattttataattaaaacattttcacacataagtttaagttaatttttgtattttataatcatggtctatagatgagttgttataaaatttatactaaAGATTAGAGAAAATACTATACATAAACATTTAAACTGACACAATcatgaaaagtaaaaacgaaATGAAAGTTAAATACCCCAATCAAatcaatgacaacattatacatgttcttatgtattaatttaatgttttattaaataagtttttaaaatttcattttgctaggactttttgaaaaatgaaacaatctattttataaatctcctttttatttaaaataaaaaaataaaaatattaaatactcttttacaattttatttaagattttagaaaaggtaAATTTACTGTCATATAACctattacaattatcttctatttagaatttcataaaaaaaatatttctatcaaataattaattttagttattaataaatatttttaaaattgctatttttataattcatatcaatactaattttacacttattttgttaattaaataatttttagtatcatgttcatcattaAACACTCAAATAATGtatatcttttataattctttATCTTTactatcttttaaaataaatattataataaaaaataataattacaataataattacaataataataagactcttaaataatatttataattaattttttaaaaaactcgtttttattattttagtatatgtatttttgattgttaaatagtttaacatatatcacatttttaaatatataactaccatgtatcacaatcatgttaattagcaattttgaagaacaaagctcaatataatcttttataattatattttcattaaaagtttagaaaataaaaattatattaaataaattgttttcaaatctatttttaggatttttaaaaaggaaaatttctaaaaacattactactaaatatttttttaaaatcatttttactattaaataatttttgaaagtagtttcttcaaaatttgtttttattatcttatatatatttaaacacatgtcacaatattagaaagataattattatcaaatatttttttccaataatcttttgattagtatttaaaaaagaaaaattactattaaataatatatataataagatttttaataaagttcatttttgttaatatcttagtatatatattttaattatgagatagattaacacatgtcatattcttaaatatataattgatatgtgtcgcgatcatgttaattaccAATTTTAAAGAAgtaagctttatataataaaattgttagtCTATAAATccccaaaataaaaattaaagtgaaaACAAAGGGCAGTATGACAATTttacgagagagagagagagagtaagaaAAAGCAATAAAAcggaagagaagagaaaaagaaaagcagAGTGAGAAAATAGCTTCGTGTCACTTGTCACCTCTATAAATCTCTCTCCATTGACAACCTTTCACTTCCATCAACACTCTCCTCCCAacactctctctctttatctccactcatcaatctctctttcttcctccgctctctctctctcaaatggAAAAACCCATGGTTCCAACATGGAGACCCGACCCGGTCTACCGACCACCGGAGACGCCTCTGGAGCCCATGGAGTTCCTCGCTCGCTCTTGGAGCGTCTCAGCTCTCGAGGTCTCCAAGGCTTTGACACCTTCGAACCCTCAGATTCTCCTCTCCAAAACCGAAGAAGAACCCATCTCTGGCGACGGCGGCGATACGGAGGAGAACGGACTTGTCTCCGGAAACACCTTCTCCTTCGCGTGCTCAGAAACTTCTCAAATGGTGATGGATCGTATCTTGTCTCACTCTGTAAGTCTCCTTTTGTTGTTCGGATAAAAAAACAGAGCATTTGCGGACAAAGCTATGcatttgtgttctcttttgtaAGATGTTGACACACTTTAATCTCTTTccgtttcttttgttttttgtttttgtcttcagattcttaatttcttttgtttttatccTCAGGCTCTCTTAATTTAAGTTCTTGTTCTCTTcttcattgattttttttctttccaaatcGAGACAATTTTGTTCATGGAGATCTCTATGAAAGAATGGAACTTTCACGCGCAATAATTgtaattattattcaaacaaaaaaaaaagatgaaaatttATGATTAGATATCTACATGCTTTCTGGGACCCTTAAccacaagatttttttttttttgtcatcatctTCTGCAAAGAGTTCTCCTTTTGTCTCATGTTCATCATATTTTTAACAATAATAATGACAATTTGTGCAGCAAGAAGTGTCACCCAGAACATCCGGTCGGCTTTCACACAGTAGTGGCCCTCTCAACGGTTCTTTAACCGACAGTCCTCCCGTCTCTCCTCCCGAATCCGATGACATTAAGGTTTTCagtttatctctctctctctctctctctctctttaatcATATAACTTAATTCTGGTTAAAAAAAATCTGGGTTTATTGTTTAGTTGGTTTCTGCAAAAGTTTGTGTTTTTCTCAATGtaaatgttttcaatttttactGCTTCACTGACAATAACATTACCTTTCTCTTTATCCAACCATACCCAGAGATCATGTTTCTTTTTCTCCACTACTGTTTCCGATGTTTATTTTCAGTTTAACAACATTCgctatttaataattaatacaaTTATTTACTCCTTAATCAATTGTTTTTCCTGGGTTTGTTTTGTCTTTATTTACTTtgattttgtctttttcttgttCATCACTCTTCCAAGATCTTTCCTTTTCTAGGATTATTTATTTCTCTATCCATTTCTGGGGACTCCCTAATTTTGACTTTACTATGCAGCAGTTTTGTCGGGCAAACAACACTTCACTGAACAACATTAACTCCCAGTTCCGTTCCACGGCCACTACTCCGGGGCCTATAACCGCCACAGCTACACAGTCCAAGACGGTGGGACGCTGGCTTAAGGACCgcagggagaagaagaaggaggagacTCGAGCGCACAACGCTCAGATTCACGCGGCTGTCTCCGTCGCTGGCGTTGCTGCAGCTGTTGCCGCCATCGCAGCAGCCACCGCCGCCTCTTCTAGCTCCGGGAAGGATGAGCAGATGGCTAAAACCGACATGGCGGTTGCTTCTGCCGCGACCCTTGTTGCTGCTCAGTGTGTGGAGGCTGCTGAGTTGATGGGAGCTGAGAGGGAGCATTTGGCTTCTGTTGTCAGCTCCGCGGTTAATGTTCGCTCCGCCGGAGATATCATGACTCTCACCGCCGGTGCTGCCACAGGTTCAGTAGCTTCATTAACTCTGTattttggggttttgatttgaCTTTAAAGTTGGAAACTTGATGAAGAAAACGTTAGAATTGATATGAGGGTTGATTCAAAATTAGAATTTTGATGAAATCAAAGTTAATGTTTGGCTAATTTGATCTTAATGGTGCAGCTCTAAGGGGCGTGGCGACCTTGAAGGCGAGGGCGATGAAGGAAGTGTGGaacattgcatcagtgataccAATGGACAAGGGTCTCACTTCTACTGGAGGATGCAGCAATGTTCACAATGGTAGCAACGGTAGTTCGAGCAGTAGTCACAGTGGGGAACTTATGCAACAAGAGAATTTCCTGGGAACTTGCAGCAGAGAGTGGCTTGCTAGAGGTTGCGAACTTCTCAAACGTACTCGCAAAGGTAACAAcaagttctttctttttttgtttacgtTTTAGTTCTTTGGATCTTTTGTTCTAATGCTTCTTTGTGTTACTTTTGCAGGCGATCTCCACTGGAAAATAGTTTCTGTTTACATCAACAAGATGAATCAGGTAAAGGTTTATTTCCCTTAGTGTCTCGAGATTTGTTCACTTTAGGAGATGATCGTTGATCTGattaaaaagattaaagagagcCTAGATTATTTGATAATCAGTGGGGAATCTTTAGTAGCTTCACATGGATGTGAACTTTGTTATATGAAACACACGAAAAGATGAGAAAATGAGATTTCAAATTGGcaggaaaagaagagaaagcaGAAATAGTACTAAAgcttgtaaaaataaaaagcattgctatgaaaatgatgatgataatgaaatTATGGGATCcactttttgtctttttttgcGTAAGCATCTTCTTTGAGAATCAACCATTTgttttttgattgttttgattattgatcTTGTAGGTTACACTGAAGATGAAGAGTAAGCATGTTGGCAAAACCTTCaccaagaagaaaaagagtaaGATATCATTTGCGCTTgttacataattatatatatatatatatatatatatatatatatatatataatatttcattcataaagatgatttttaaatttaaaacctGAAAAGATTGATAGGAGGTTTATCTAATTCCTTCCTAGACATTAAAGATGATTCTTCTAAATGGGGTTTAAGACATTAAAGAAGATTCTTCTAAATGGGGTTTAAAACAAAGAATGTTTTCTAGTTATATTTTGTTTGATATCACTCAATGGTAGCAAAGTTGAAAGCTTTATCTTTTTGTCACTATATACTGTCAATTATATGTGAACCCTGGTAAAGAGAATTCAAAACGTTGATGTGGGTCTGCTTTGGATATGGGgatttgagaagaaaaaaaaaatgaaaaagcaaAAGTGTATGTGTCTAAAGTAACTTATAAGATCAAATCAAAAGTGGCCCTCAATCTTTTACTTTTTGTCTATTCTTTGAATGTGAACTTGAAGACTCtttgtttaaaatgttttttgttcCAATTTTGGTTGCAGACATTGTGCTTGAAGTGATCAAGAATGTTCCAGCTTGGCCTGGACGACATTTGCTTGAGGGAGGAGATGATCTGAGATACTTTGGTTTGAAGACTGTCCTGCGAGGTGATGTGGAATTTGAATGCAAGAGCCAGAGGGAGTATGATATGTGGACGCAAGGTGTTTCGAGGCTTCTTGTGGTTGCTGCTGAAAGGAGATTTAGGATGTGAATAAACCGTTTTAAAAAGTCTGCCAAGTATGGGAGTGCGTTTTAACTTATGGGGTCAAAATTAAAACTTTGGTAAACTTTAGGGGTTCTTTTAAGGTAATGTTTTGTGGGTGGGTATAGGAATGTAATGGACCTACTTAGTCAAGGTTTCAAAAACGAAGGTGGGGAAGGGTTTGGTTTTTGATAAACAAAACTTAGTGGGGTGATCtgtattgtttaatttcttagGTCTCTTTGTGTTGGTGGtcattttgtataaaaaaacaaagttgaAGTAAgagataatattttatattattgatgaGTCCATTTTCCATATTTATTGGGAACATCAAATATGCTTCTTTTTTGTCCCACTGTTGGTGAAAAAATCCAGAAAGAATCTGCACATGTTTCTCAtatgaaagaagaagacaaaacaaaTAATGAAGAGTTAGTCTGGTTgtgttacaaaagaaaaaagaaaaaagaagaattagTCTGGTTACTGTTAACAACTTATCATGTGTTTCCTGAAGCCATCAGCACTGTCAACATTTATACTCGTGTTCTTAAAATTGGATAAATGGTCGGTTTAATCAGTGATTGTTAAGAAAAATTCATTCAGCCAAGAATGAAAGATAGCCCCCTTCGCAGAATTTACACAAATGCATAGACATTTGCATTCagactaaatatattaaaaatatccgCTATATATATCACTATTCTAGAGATACCTTGGTTAACAAGTAATCCCTACAAAAGCTAGTCAAATTAAAAACACAGAGCACAAAAGCAACCCAGTCATTTTAAGGCTTGTGCTCGTAATTAATTCTTAGTACTGGGGACATCAGATAAGATGAAACCAAACCAGCCACTTATTGTTTTTGGTCTGGAGTTTCACCAGAATATCCAGGAGTTTGAGGAAGAGACTGATGCTGTCCAGATAAAGATTAGCAGCAGCACGGTAATACTCATTGTAGTCAAGTTTCCTGGTCAGCTTGACAAAGACTATGTCTCTGAATAATATGATTGCAGCTAAACAATGGGTATCCACAGATGATAGAATATGTACATTTTAATgtctcttcaaaaaaaaaactaaaaataaatctgAATTGTTTGAGAGTTAGCAAGTAATACTTGTATCAAACAAGAGACAGTGATGGTAAGGAGGGCACCGAAGAGGAATAGCTCAAGGAAGGAGAAATCACTGTTGATTAGACCTATGACCATTGTAGCAGTGAGAATTGCAGTCTCCAGAACCATCATCCCTGTGTTCAGAAgtaattagatatattaatGTAACATGAAAATcacattctgtttttttttcccagTAGATGGTTATAGAAATAGAGTTAACATAGTTTCTTGATGTGGGTTGTAGCTCGGGCTTGGATCAAAGAAGATGATCAAGTGGTTCGAAGTTTCTGAACAAGATAGAAGGTTCAATGTTTCAGCTGAGTACACAACAAGAAACTACTCTTGTATTATGAGACTCTAAGACAAAGAGAGTGTCTCAAAAGGAAACACAAGTCGGGGACAAACCCATGTGAAGATGCAGAATACGGGAGAATTGATGATGTCAAAGATTCAGAATATGTTATCTGAAGGAGCAAGGCAGTGTGCTTGCTCACCAAGTTTAACCTAAAGTACCATTTGTTGTTTGGATATAAAAGAGGCTTTATGTTTTAGGTTAGAGTGTaaccaagagagagagaaaacaaagaagtgtaaagcgagagagagagagagagagagtgagtcACTCTTGTGAAAAACACTTAAGATCTGTTTTGATCGGTTCTAGTCAGAGCCAGGCTTAGAATTTTAAAGGCTAGAaatccaaaatgaaaaaaatggcCGGAAAACATTTTGCATGTGGGGAGTTTCAAACTCTGGTTTAGAATCCTAAACAATGGCTATTTAACCACTGCAAAGACACACTTTTAGGAAAATGTGGCCGATTATTTTGATATTATCTATCAGCCTGAAGCCTATGCTTTTTTTGCTTGGGCCCAGGGCCGGTTCTGGTTCTAGTGGAAGGTTGAAAGGCCTTCTTTTCTCCCCAGAGGTGAGTATAGCTCTCTTCCACATTGGAAGAGGAGGTGAACACCGGGTCAACAAAAATCTAGTGTGTCATTATCTTTCATGCTTTGTTCTTtcattctttttctattttgctTGCTCTGTTTCTGTTTCTGAATCTGTTTCTACAAGTCTTTCACGTGACTGAAACAAGACAAAGCTTGAGACTTTGTGTGGATAAATCTCCACACTGGACATATAAGCATGGATCATGTTTTCCCCTGatccatattaaaaaaaaaaacaagatattAAAACTCCAACTTTTAAGATATTCAAAAGCAGCAGCAGTAACTAGTCAGAGATAGCACAAAGACAGCCATTCTCAAACAGAGATCTGGATGCAACACTTGTCTCCACTTTGAACTTGTTATCCATATCCAGTGTTGGTTAATTGCATTCCCAAACAAAGAAGATCCAAGGCAAAATGCTAAGAATGATGATAAATAAGATGAATGGATCTGAgacaaataattatttgatcaaCGGCCACTTTTCTCTGCttcagtctctctctctctctatggggTGGTTTAGGTCATGGGCAAAGGCTTTCTCATTGGGAAACTGCTTGTCGTTGGTTTGCGTGTTTCGGTGACTTAACTAGGTTTATATCAACTTAACCACGGTTTGGTTTTGTATACTTCTCTTAGTTACTGTCTTTTTGGCAGATTTTATCAAATTCATTCAGAGGATAATTActgaaaaagaagatatattgGAAAACCGatcagatttttattttaaagccGTTCTTGGGAGTTTTCAGCTTGATAAGAAAGGCATAATAGTTTATCGAATATTCCAAATCACATGTAGCTTTTCTTCAAGAGATTCCTTGCAAAACAAGTAAGCCCTTAAACTCAAAGTCTTGAGATTTGAGAGTTATCATAatctttacaaaatatatatatgtaaccaATCATTAAGAGCAAATAGCATAAACAAGCCTTATAAAGTTTTGTGTCTGGAACTAGATCTAAATAACCCATGATGAGGACATTAACAGATAGGATGTGTGCATCAAATCACTAAGTATGGACGAGAATACCAACGAGATTGAGGAAGAGATTGATGACGTCCAGGTAAAGAGAAATAGCAGCATGGATATACTCGTCGTAGTTGAGTTTCTTGATCAGCTGGTTCGTGTCGTAGATGATGTAACCGCAGAAACAGACTGAAGCTACACAGCTGAATATCATCGACGATAGCTTCCCCAGAGGATGGAATACCtaatatacatttttgttttcaccaATCTTTTAATGTCTCTTCTTCATAGACTATAAATGAATCATATTTGTTTTAGAGTtggtgtgtatatatatacctgTATCGTAGCGAAGACGAGGATGATAAGGAGGGATCCGAAGAGGAACGGTGCAAGGAAAGAGAAGTCATGGCCTCTCCTTACTGCCCAGAAAGTGTATATCGTTAACCCCACGACCATTGTAGCTGTGAGAACCGCAGCCTCCAGAACAATTCTCCctgttttttttattcacaaGAGTTAGATTGTAATATCAGTCAAAGTTAATCTTGTTCTTCATCCTCTAAAGTAGCTAACGGGATCGAGCCAAGTATGTGCGTGAACTTAAGGTGCAAGTAATACATAGATCATCTTTCAAAACAGAGAACATCCAAGGCAAAAGGGTAAACAATGATGATGACATGACATGTCTTTGATCAGCACTCACAATACTACAAGCAGACCAATAATGGAGATAATAACCATACCTTTTGAAAAAGAGCAGCAAAGTCCCACGGCgaaagagatggagagagtgaAGAGCATTAAGATTATGAGGTTGACGGGATGCTTCTTCGCAAAAACAATCAGTGGCCACAGCACTACAAACACACACATGAAAAGCAAACACCATCAGTACAAATGATCAATGAAACCTCCTTTAAACTAAGATCTGTTATGTACAACTTATCAAACAGTAGTGAGTAGTCGAAGATCAAGAAATAAAGAAGACGCAACTGAGGAGAGGAAGAAGGAGCGAGACAAAGAAGACGACAAGGCCGGGTGTGGTTGTCGTGATGAAGACAGATATCTCGCCTACGAAGAAAACGACGGAGGAGACTCCGACAGTCACGATCAGCTGAAGAGTCAAGATAGCGTAAACCTTCCTTATGAAAGCCCAGCGAAGCTCGGTGCTCTCCGTCATCTTAGGATAAAGCTCTTTACCACCGATCACTACACCACTCTCTATGTCAGATTTCTCCATTGTTGTTGAAAATATcctgaaagaaagagagaaaataagGTCTTTGCTTTTTCTTGGTGAGAAGGAAGTTACTAGGAAAGTGTTGATAAATAGAGAGGAACTAAAGGGGTTATAGTGatgaactttttttctttttcttttttggtgtCAAAAGTTTCAAACTAGTGATTAAGTTAAACTATTCTTACACTGTGGTTAATGCAAACAAACTCTTTTTTTCTTGGACAAAATGCAAACAAACTTAAACCCAATTATAGCCAGACACGCGGAGTATGTTCGAGGGGAGTTTTCGCGTGTATTGACTCTCCTTCCAACAGTGTATCATCCAGTCACTGTCATTCTCCATAGGGACGAATTGTAATACGACATGTGGAAGAGGTAGACCGCGTTGCTTTGTGTTATTGTCGTATGATAAAATGTTGCATGGAAATAGATAGGGGGGACCATACTGTACGTAAGAAAGTTTTGTGTACTATATATAACAACCTGGGGTAGTCTTTTCTAATGCATATGTGTATATTAGTCATGCACATATCGTAAATATTAAAGGATATTAATAATACTGACTACGTAGATAACCCTAGCTACGATAACAATTGTTAGcttgttttgtttgttgtaaCAAAACTACAAGTTACTTAAATGTATATGACAGTCTAGTGGGAAGAGATGAAAACAATGTAGAAGAGTTTAAAATACTCCCTTCATATATGCCCCACCAAATGTATACATATTTGGcatctaaaaataaaagataaagaaTAAAGACACTGATAAAtcattattatttagttttctttgaGACTCTTTTGAGTTTCTTGCGATGAAGATGCCCTTAGTCAATGTAGTCTACTCAGATACATTGATAATGCACATGTGTAATTGTTCtacaagattttgattctataCATAAACTGTGATTAATTAGATACCAACCATTCCATTACAattctttgtttctttgttgTAACAACCACAAATGACTTAAGTGGGATATATAGCAGAAGTATGACTATCTAGTGATCAGGATAGTACTGTAATGCAATGAATAAGACTTTTAGAAACCTCACTTTTACAACCAAAAGTATACATAGATTTACAATGAAAAGTGAAACAAATTGTATTCCATCATTCTCTttgttgaaattataaaaattaatgacaAAGATTTTGGTAGAGTTACTTCTTTAATTACATAGTAACGTTAGGATCATACTAATTAGCCCAAAAGATCTAATCATATAGTAT
The Brassica napus cultivar Da-Ae chromosome A1, Da-Ae, whole genome shotgun sequence DNA segment above includes these coding regions:
- the LOC106369193 gene encoding VAN3-binding protein-like isoform X2 yields the protein MEKPMVPTWRPDPVYRPPETPLEPMEFLARSWSVSALEVSKALTPSNPQILLSKTEEEPISGDGGDTEENGLVSGNTFSFACSETSQMVMDRILSHSQEVSPRTSGRLSHSSGPLNGSLTDSPPVSPPESDDIKFCRANNTSLNNINSQFRSTATTPGPITATATQSKTVGRWLKDRREKKKEETRAHNAQIHAAVSVAGVAAAVAAIAAATAASSSSGKDEQMAKTDMAVASAATLVAAQCVEAAELMGAEREHLASVVSSAVNVRSAGDIMTLTAGAATALRGVATLKARAMKEVWNIASVIPMDKGLTSTGGCSNVHNGSNGSSSSSHSGELMQQENFLGTCSREWLARGCELLKRTRKGDLHWKIVSVYINKMNQVTLKMKSKHVGKTFTKKKKNIVLEVIKNVPAWPGRHLLEGGDDLRYFGLKTVLRGDVEFECKSQREYDMWTQGVSRLLVVAAERRFRM
- the LOC106369193 gene encoding VAN3-binding protein-like isoform X1, producing the protein MEKPMVPTWRPDPVYRPPETPLEPMEFLARSWSVSALEVSKALTPSNPQILLSKTEEEPISGDGGDTEENGLVSGNTFSFACSETSQMVMDRILSHSQEVSPRTSGRLSHSSGPLNGSLTDSPPVSPPESDDIKQFCRANNTSLNNINSQFRSTATTPGPITATATQSKTVGRWLKDRREKKKEETRAHNAQIHAAVSVAGVAAAVAAIAAATAASSSSGKDEQMAKTDMAVASAATLVAAQCVEAAELMGAEREHLASVVSSAVNVRSAGDIMTLTAGAATALRGVATLKARAMKEVWNIASVIPMDKGLTSTGGCSNVHNGSNGSSSSSHSGELMQQENFLGTCSREWLARGCELLKRTRKGDLHWKIVSVYINKMNQVTLKMKSKHVGKTFTKKKKNIVLEVIKNVPAWPGRHLLEGGDDLRYFGLKTVLRGDVEFECKSQREYDMWTQGVSRLLVVAAERRFRM
- the LOC106365380 gene encoding BI1-like protein, whose protein sequence is MEKSDIESGVVIGGKELYPKMTESTELRWAFIRKVYAILTLQLIVTVGVSSVVFFVGEISVFITTTTPGLVVFFVSLLLPLLMLWPLIVFAKKHPVNLIILMLFTLSISFAVGLCCSFSKGRIVLEAAVLTATMVVGLTIYTFWAVRRGHDFSFLAPFLFGSLLIILVFATIQVFHPLGKLSSMIFSCVASVCFCGYIIYDTNQLIKKLNYDEYIHAAISLYLDVINLFLNLVGILVHT